The following coding sequences are from one Biomphalaria glabrata chromosome 8, xgBioGlab47.1, whole genome shotgun sequence window:
- the LOC106072678 gene encoding uncharacterized protein LOC106072678 — translation MSKIRVLTQSPRIPQIQDIDVDEEEDEPDEIKFQEYDVKEPHDYSSHLHADDESYLHVPHDGHTDHVDFDLGTDQSDLIGELAHLFALCALLMYGYTLIGCYIFSPGFIRQLAYILQTIRLSLTLATLLPCVTHWQAYQIVPNMQDRVFPFAVIGLLVGNVLLAVGFQKLARWLIDRYNNFNSSCSCSVKRQTCKAPRYHSCFLSKWLNLGAEDSRKKWP, via the exons ATGTCCAAAATAAGAg TTCTGACCCAAAGCCCAAGAATCCCGCAGATACAGGACATTGACGTTGATGAAGAAGAGGATGAACCAGACGAGATCAAGTTCCAGGAGTACGACGTTAAGGAGCCCCATGACTACAGCTCCCACCTCCACGCTGACGACGAGTCGTACTTGCACGTGCCGCACGACGGCCACACGGACCACGTGGACTTTGACTTGGGGACTGACCAGAGCGACTTGATAGGAGAGTTGGCCCATTTGTTTGCCCTGTGTG CTCTTCTGATGTATGGCTACACGCTGATTGGCTGCTACATCTTCAGCCCGGGCTTCATCCGCCAACTTGCGTACATCCTGCAGACGATCCGCCTCTCCCTAACTCTGGCGACGCTTCTGCCTTGCGTTACCCACTG GCAGGCTTATCAAATCGTCCCGAACATGCAGGATCGGGTTTTCCCGTTCGCTGTCATCGGCCTGTTGGTTGGCAACGTACTTCTCGCCGTGGGTTTTCAGAAGCTGGCCAGATGGTTGATAGACCGCTACAACAATTTCAACTCCAGCTGTAGCTGTAGCGTCAAGCGGCAGACGTGTAAAGCACCCAGATATCATTCCTGCTTTCTGTCAAAATGGTTGAATCTAGGGGCCGAAGACTCTAGGAAGAAATGGCCTTAA